In Rickettsia endosymbiont of Gonocerus acuteangulatus, the following are encoded in one genomic region:
- a CDS encoding 3'(2'),5'-bisphosphate nucleotidase CysQ → MNNNLINTLKDLIIDTGKIALDIKKSGILIDTKSDGSVVTNADKEISKIIYQNLQVLTPEINIVCEEQPLPILNSNTFWLIDPIDGTRSYVNGKSTYTINIGLIKNGLPTIGLIYQPETDKLYYTDEKNQLKIEQHSKEIPIIHKQKELNAVIGFYHSNKANKEFLSKYSFNKIDAIGSSIKLCLIAEGSVDICPKFGQTMEWDIAAGHALIKAGGGNILDLEGKEITYGKDNFANPNFLACSKYWLENVVPV, encoded by the coding sequence ATGAATAATAATTTAATAAATACTTTAAAAGATTTGATTATTGATACCGGTAAAATTGCTTTAGATATAAAAAAATCAGGAATATTAATTGATACTAAGTCAGATGGGTCGGTAGTTACTAATGCAGATAAAGAAATTAGTAAAATAATCTATCAAAATCTGCAAGTCTTAACTCCAGAAATAAATATAGTGTGTGAAGAACAGCCACTGCCAATACTTAACAGTAACACTTTTTGGTTAATTGATCCAATTGATGGAACACGAAGTTATGTAAACGGCAAAAGCACCTATACTATAAATATAGGTCTAATTAAAAATGGTTTACCGACTATTGGCTTGATATATCAACCTGAGACAGATAAATTATATTATACTGATGAAAAAAATCAGTTAAAAATCGAACAACATTCCAAAGAAATTCCTATCATCCATAAACAAAAAGAGCTAAACGCTGTCATAGGTTTTTATCATTCAAATAAAGCAAATAAAGAATTCTTAAGTAAATATTCCTTTAATAAAATAGACGCAATAGGTAGCTCAATTAAATTATGTTTAATTGCTGAGGGTAGTGTGGATATTTGTCCTAAATTCGGTCAAACTATGGAATGGGATATAGCAGCAGGTCATGCTTTAATTAAAGCTGGTGGCGGTAATATTTTAGATTTAGAAGGCAAAGAAATTACTTATGGTAAAGATAACTTTGCCAATCCTAATTTTCTTGCATGCAGCAAATATTGGCTGGAGAATGTTGTTCCGGTGTAA
- a CDS encoding IS30 family transposase translates to MMNRKYRHLSREERYEIKRMYDLGVSINKIAQHLTRSKSTISMELKRNKVKGKYMPCVAQEQYKKRMHQQELLKIEKLPILLNYIKNAMIHKKWSPDAIAGKLKLDKNTACCISTESIYRFVYTSAVAAKLKLYSYLPSKRYKRQERGTRHQRIIIPQRISIHQRDAIAMQKLEVGHFEADLTFHKGNQSMNIGVLVDKKSQKIILVLNNSKRAKTVTTGFLKKIKTLPSSVRKTITMDNGKEFVGHLAYRLSGFQTFFCDPYRPRQKALVEKMNSMIHRILPKNTDITTVTQRGLDNIAEILNNMPRKIFGYKTPNEIWAENL, encoded by the coding sequence ATGATGAACAGAAAATATAGACACTTATCTCGCGAAGAGAGATATGAAATAAAAAGAATGTATGACCTAGGAGTCAGTATTAACAAGATAGCACAACATCTTACGAGGTCTAAAAGCACTATTAGTATGGAGCTAAAAAGAAATAAAGTAAAAGGTAAGTATATGCCTTGTGTTGCTCAGGAACAATATAAAAAAAGGATGCATCAGCAAGAGTTATTAAAAATAGAGAAGTTACCTATTTTGTTAAATTATATCAAAAATGCTATGATTCACAAGAAATGGTCACCGGATGCTATAGCCGGAAAGTTAAAACTGGACAAAAATACAGCTTGTTGTATCAGTACAGAAAGTATATATAGATTCGTCTACACTTCTGCAGTAGCAGCTAAATTAAAGTTATATAGCTATTTACCGTCTAAAAGATATAAAAGGCAAGAAAGGGGGACAAGGCATCAAAGGATCATTATACCACAAAGGATCTCAATACATCAGCGTGATGCAATAGCAATGCAAAAGCTAGAAGTAGGACATTTTGAGGCAGATCTTACATTTCATAAAGGTAATCAAAGTATGAATATCGGTGTGCTGGTGGATAAAAAGAGTCAAAAGATTATTTTAGTGCTGAATAACTCCAAAAGAGCTAAAACAGTTACCACTGGGTTTTTAAAAAAGATCAAAACGCTGCCAAGTAGTGTTAGAAAGACTATTACTATGGATAATGGCAAAGAGTTTGTAGGGCATCTTGCTTATAGACTATCTGGGTTTCAAACTTTCTTTTGTGATCCATACCGCCCTAGACAAAAAGCATTAGTGGAGAAAATGAATTCTATGATTCATAGAATTTTACCTAAAAATACAGATATTACAACCGTTACACAAAGAGGTCTTGACAATATTGCTGAGATTTTAAATAACATGCCAAGAAAGATTTTTGGTTATAAAACCCCCAATGAAATTTGGGCAGAAAATTTATAG
- a CDS encoding HEPN domain-containing protein yields the protein MQQILAGECCSGVRLRKSISLCHSCVALPAWIIFPVIPYSDTDILIILKKGKYKGHATLRLEDNIYKRLVKTGVINPKQIIPYDSEISIILESIEERNKQLEKGRYFYTDIKKEGILLYDSGEYTLSEAKDLPWSEIKEIAQGDYEQWFDKGKDFLDGVDYYLKKDRYAVAAFLSHQATESFYNAILLVFSNYKLKLHDIKKLGSRAKNYSSELLQVFPIITSEQKECFKLLRKAYVDAQYDKNYKITKEQLLYLIERIEKLKEITERICKARISR from the coding sequence ATGCAGCAAATATTGGCTGGAGAATGTTGTTCCGGTGTAAGGCTTAGAAAAAGCATATCTTTATGTCATTCCTGCGTGGCATTGCCTGCGTGGATCATTTTCCCTGTCATCCCGTATAGCGATACGGATATTTTGATAATATTGAAAAAAGGTAAGTATAAAGGGCATGCTACTTTAAGGCTCGAAGACAATATTTATAAAAGATTAGTAAAGACAGGAGTAATAAATCCTAAACAAATTATTCCATATGATTCAGAAATATCCATAATTCTTGAATCAATAGAAGAAAGAAATAAACAGTTAGAAAAGGGGCGTTATTTTTATACCGATATCAAAAAAGAGGGAATACTTTTATACGACAGTGGTGAATATACTTTAAGCGAAGCTAAAGATTTACCTTGGAGTGAGATAAAAGAAATCGCTCAAGGTGATTATGAACAGTGGTTTGATAAAGGTAAAGATTTTTTAGATGGAGTAGATTACTATTTAAAAAAAGATCGATATGCAGTTGCTGCTTTCTTATCACATCAAGCTACTGAAAGTTTTTATAATGCTATTTTATTAGTTTTTTCTAATTATAAGCTAAAATTGCACGATATAAAAAAGTTAGGTAGTAGAGCCAAAAATTATAGTAGTGAGTTATTACAAGTTTTTCCTATAATAACTTCTGAGCAAAAAGAATGTTTTAAGCTGCTACGAAAAGCTTATGTTGATGCACAATATGATAAAAATTATAAGATTACGAAAGAACAGCTGCTTTATCTAATAGAGCGAATAGAAAAATTAAAAGAAATCACCGAAAGAATCTGCAAAGCAAGGATTAGTAGATAG
- a CDS encoding IS30 family transposase, producing the protein MIYAIYRFVYTSAVAAKLKLYSYLPSKRYKRQERGTRHQRIIIPQRISIHQRDAIAMQKLEVGHFEADLTFHKGNQSMNIGVLVDKKSQKIILVLNNSKRAKTVTTGFLKKIKTLPSSVRKTITMDNGKEFVGHLAYRLSGFQTFFCDPYRPRQKALVEKMNSMIHRILPKNTDITTVTQRGLDNIAEILNNMPRKIFGYKTPNEIWVENL; encoded by the coding sequence ATGATTTATGCTATATATAGATTCGTCTACACTTCTGCAGTAGCAGCTAAATTAAAGTTATATAGCTATTTACCGTCTAAAAGATATAAAAGGCAAGAAAGGGGGACAAGGCATCAAAGGATCATTATACCACAAAGGATCTCAATACATCAGCGTGATGCAATAGCAATGCAAAAGCTAGAAGTAGGGCATTTTGAGGCAGATCTTACATTTCATAAAGGTAATCAAAGTATGAATATCGGTGTGCTGGTGGATAAAAAGAGTCAAAAGATTATTTTAGTGCTGAATAACTCCAAGAGAGCTAAAACAGTTACCACTGGGTTTTTAAAAAAGATCAAAACGCTGCCAAGTAGTGTTAGAAAGACTATTACTATGGATAATGGCAAAGAGTTTGTAGGGCATCTTGCTTATAGACTATCTGGGTTTCAAACTTTCTTTTGTGATCCATACCGCCCTAGACAAAAAGCACTAGTGGAGAAAATGAATTCTATGATTCATAGAATTTTACCTAAAAATACAGATATTACAACCGTTACACAAAGAGGTCTTGACAATATTGCTGAGATTTTAAATAACATGCCAAGAAAGATTTTTGGTTATAAAACCCCTAATGAAATTTGGGTAGAAAATTTATAG
- a CDS encoding DUF2608 domain-containing protein: MIKVNKILLHLLLYLIVPTSSYGQIIPTYSVNSVTMKDLLPKIDQDSLVLINIDNTIITPKSKFFRYNDNPYVNFTKNLYSLAVNDSSVNNSIAQLMQQRQMMLVEKNWGDFINQMKKQGATVLGLQEITTPCNLIENYEGWLYTLLYGLGINFTSKVNDKDVFRFDPTDASAPIFYLGIIFTGNTNKVKSLIEFLKIVPKEPSKIIVFANNKQDLKDMDSYLRNVDIEYYGIEYLGWQQLQGSPDLEVAKLQQSTLLNTGQWLEDDVAAKMLNK, encoded by the coding sequence ATGATCAAAGTAAATAAAATTTTACTCCATTTATTACTTTATTTAATTGTGCCAACTTCAAGCTATGGTCAAATAATTCCTACTTATTCTGTAAATTCTGTAACAATGAAAGATTTGTTACCCAAAATAGACCAAGATAGCCTTGTTTTAATAAATATAGATAATACTATTATAACGCCCAAATCAAAATTTTTTCGCTATAACGATAATCCTTATGTAAATTTTACCAAAAACTTATATAGTCTTGCAGTAAATGATTCATCAGTAAATAATTCTATAGCACAATTAATGCAACAACGCCAAATGATGCTTGTAGAAAAAAATTGGGGGGATTTTATTAATCAAATGAAAAAGCAAGGTGCAACAGTTTTAGGGCTTCAAGAAATAACTACCCCCTGTAATTTGATTGAAAATTATGAAGGATGGTTGTATACCTTACTTTACGGATTAGGGATTAATTTTACTAGTAAAGTTAATGATAAAGATGTATTTAGATTTGATCCAACTGATGCAAGTGCACCTATTTTTTATTTAGGAATAATATTTACCGGAAATACTAATAAAGTAAAGTCACTAATTGAATTTTTAAAAATTGTACCAAAGGAGCCTAGCAAAATTATAGTGTTTGCAAATAATAAACAAGATTTAAAAGATATGGATTCTTATTTAAGAAATGTTGATATAGAATATTATGGAATTGAATATTTGGGATGGCAACAATTACAAGGATCACCCGATCTAGAAGTCGCCAAATTGCAGCAATCAACTCTTCTAAATACAGGACAGTGGTTGGAGGATGATGTAGCTGCAAAAATGTTAAATAAATAG
- the uvrC gene encoding excinuclease ABC subunit UvrC — MTMELTGNELIKSKLIDTPERSGVYRMFDANKQVIYVGKAKNLKRRLTNYIKTDLDTKTLRMVANTCFLEYSITNSEVEALLLEAQLIKKFQPKFNILLKDDKSFPFIKLRLDHDFPQLLKYRGRALNDGKFFGPFASATEVNTTLSELQKIFKLRSCTDNYFNSRTRPCLQYEIKRCYAPCVGKINKKDYAELVGQVKDFLQGRSKELQENLSKKMEELSEQMRFEETAEIRDRIKALSYVQLKAGITDIVKDADIIAIVEKNGHYCVEVFLYRIGQACGNIPYFHTSTENSTKEEVLKHFLLQFYQKQQVPPEIIINHEIDDKDNIIEAIRSINDFAKLNITIPASGGKLKLVQNAEENTLFSLEQYQKKFAKNQEIMFEIKELFNLSEIPERIEVYDNSHIQGNFAVGVMIVAGKSGFDKKEYRVFNVSVSHFSSLQCHSRKSGNPEKLSMDPRFREDDIRNDAVGDDYEMLRQVLTRRLTRLKQEPHRLPSLMIIDGGKGHLGIVKEVMNKLQMDIPFVCMSKGPDRNAGLEQFYMMGREVFTLNKNLPLMKYLQILRDEAHNFAIKNHRLSRSRAIKVSSFDEIEGIGDTRKKALLHYFGSYKAVSDASIDELSKVKGISKSLAKMIFNALHKN; from the coding sequence ATGACTATGGAACTTACCGGAAATGAGTTAATTAAGTCCAAGCTTATAGATACCCCTGAGCGTTCAGGGGTTTATCGGATGTTTGATGCTAATAAACAAGTCATTTATGTCGGTAAAGCTAAAAACCTAAAAAGGCGTCTTACTAATTACATTAAAACAGATTTAGATACTAAAACGCTTCGGATGGTTGCAAATACTTGCTTTTTGGAGTATAGTATTACTAATTCTGAAGTTGAAGCACTGCTTTTAGAAGCTCAGCTAATCAAAAAATTTCAACCGAAGTTCAATATTCTTCTTAAAGATGATAAATCTTTCCCTTTTATCAAATTACGTTTAGATCATGATTTCCCGCAATTGCTAAAATACCGAGGCAGAGCCTTAAATGATGGGAAGTTTTTTGGTCCTTTTGCTTCAGCAACCGAAGTTAACACTACTTTATCAGAACTACAAAAAATCTTTAAACTACGTTCCTGCACAGATAATTACTTCAATTCACGTACTCGTCCTTGCCTGCAATATGAAATCAAGCGTTGTTATGCTCCATGTGTTGGTAAGATCAATAAAAAAGATTATGCAGAGCTAGTAGGGCAGGTGAAAGATTTCTTGCAAGGACGCAGTAAAGAACTTCAAGAAAATCTATCAAAGAAAATGGAAGAATTAAGTGAGCAGATGCGTTTTGAAGAAACAGCAGAAATCAGAGACCGTATTAAAGCATTAAGTTATGTACAGCTTAAAGCTGGTATTACGGATATCGTTAAAGACGCAGATATAATTGCTATTGTAGAAAAGAATGGGCATTATTGTGTAGAAGTATTTTTATACAGGATAGGGCAAGCTTGCGGTAATATTCCGTATTTCCATACTTCTACTGAAAATAGTACCAAAGAAGAAGTATTAAAACATTTTTTACTGCAATTTTATCAAAAGCAACAAGTGCCTCCGGAAATTATTATTAATCATGAAATTGATGATAAAGATAATATCATAGAAGCGATTAGGAGTATTAATGATTTTGCTAAACTTAATATTACAATTCCTGCTAGTGGTGGTAAGCTTAAATTAGTTCAAAATGCTGAGGAAAATACCTTATTTTCACTTGAGCAATATCAAAAGAAATTTGCTAAAAATCAAGAAATTATGTTTGAGATTAAAGAGTTATTTAATCTTTCTGAAATTCCTGAACGAATCGAAGTTTATGATAATAGCCATATTCAAGGTAATTTTGCCGTCGGGGTTATGATAGTTGCCGGTAAATCCGGTTTTGATAAAAAAGAATATCGGGTTTTTAATGTAAGTGTAAGTCATTTCAGTTCTTTACAATGTCATTCCCGCAAAAGCGGGAATCCAGAAAAATTAAGTATGGATCCCCGCTTTCGCGAGGATGACATAAGAAATGACGCTGTAGGTGATGACTATGAAATGCTTCGTCAAGTTTTAACTAGACGATTAACCAGATTAAAACAAGAGCCGCATAGGTTGCCGAGCTTGATGATTATAGATGGGGGGAAAGGGCATTTAGGAATTGTTAAAGAAGTGATGAACAAGCTTCAAATGGATATTCCATTTGTTTGTATGTCAAAAGGTCCTGATAGAAATGCTGGTCTTGAGCAGTTTTATATGATGGGTAGAGAAGTATTTACCTTGAACAAGAATTTACCGCTTATGAAATATTTACAAATCCTGCGGGATGAAGCTCATAATTTTGCGATAAAGAATCATAGACTTAGTAGATCCCGAGCTATAAAAGTCTCAAGTTTTGATGAAATAGAGGGAATAGGGGATACACGTAAAAAAGCATTACTGCATTATTTTGGTTCATATAAAGCAGTATCAGATGCGAGCATAGATGAGCTTTCTAAAGTAAAAGGCATTAGTAAATCACTTGCGAAAATGATCTTTAATGCCTTGCATAAAAATTAA
- a CDS encoding DUF2608 domain-containing protein: MFKKYIFILLLLVTSIVKAENIEVNNLDKIKQDFEENYNKNYLPQDLLVVIDLDKVLFKPLLSLGEQIDKDVYTKLAPTLQKMNKNPKNIYIDQLILTSDKYKKELLDPNFPNFVSDISNKNIPIIAVNGGFTGNFNNIPKFEIWIADYLKKNFNIDFSNSFPKNNYIIFNNLKNFSNTYPVFYKGILTSNNISGAELMINFFVQMNFMPKVLIMISGSTELLSSMEAQLANYSSSVLFVGYYYNNQDTKDNTTNYNVIINDLTNQLNNIKRNNPPLKTNNTKSKNPYDQSK, from the coding sequence ATGTTTAAAAAATATATATTTATCTTATTACTACTTGTCACATCTATAGTTAAAGCAGAAAATATAGAAGTAAATAATTTAGATAAAATAAAACAAGATTTTGAAGAAAATTATAATAAAAATTATTTGCCGCAAGATTTACTAGTGGTAATAGACTTGGATAAGGTATTATTTAAGCCATTATTATCTTTAGGTGAGCAAATCGATAAAGATGTTTATACTAAACTAGCACCTACTTTGCAAAAGATGAATAAAAACCCTAAAAATATTTACATCGACCAGTTAATTTTAACAAGTGATAAATATAAAAAGGAATTACTAGATCCTAACTTTCCAAATTTTGTAAGTGATATCAGCAATAAAAATATTCCTATAATAGCTGTAAATGGAGGTTTTACAGGTAATTTTAATAATATACCTAAATTTGAAATATGGATTGCTGATTATTTAAAAAAGAATTTTAACATTGATTTCTCAAATAGCTTTCCTAAAAATAATTATATTATTTTTAATAATTTAAAAAATTTTTCGAATACTTATCCGGTATTTTATAAGGGTATATTGACCAGCAATAATATATCTGGTGCTGAACTAATGATTAATTTTTTTGTTCAAATGAATTTTATGCCTAAAGTACTTATAATGATTAGCGGTAGTACTGAGTTATTAAGTTCAATGGAAGCACAGCTAGCTAATTATAGTTCTTCTGTTTTATTTGTTGGATATTATTATAATAATCAAGATACTAAGGATAATACTACAAATTATAATGTAATTATTAATGACTTGACTAATCAATTGAATAATATAAAAAGAAATAACCCACCTTTAAAAACTAATAATACAAAAAGTAAAAACCCTTATGATCAAAGTAAATAA
- a CDS encoding transposase encodes MAHIISPFVILYFYITFEKFPHLFGQSPVYSKKIPFQTVLFDTWYSTHKIMQHVDSLGKYYYAPIKANRNVSKTHDSKPYKAVKELTFSDEEIRHGVEIHIKGFAKNKHVNLFKFTVSTNRVEYVVTNNKTHKSSKAAQDECGFRWVIESMHREIKQLTGIERCQCRKQRIQRNHISWAFLVWAFLKRTANTIGKTVYQIKLGLLDDYMQQQLRSPSLRYLEPNIA; translated from the coding sequence TTGGCTCATATAATTTCTCCTTTTGTTATATTATATTTTTATATAACCTTTGAGAAATTCCCACACTTATTTGGACAGAGCCCTGTTTATAGCAAGAAGATTCCTTTTCAAACAGTACTTTTTGACACATGGTATTCTACACACAAAATTATGCAACATGTTGACTCTCTGGGGAAATATTATTATGCCCCTATTAAAGCCAATAGAAACGTTAGTAAAACACACGATTCTAAACCTTATAAAGCTGTAAAAGAGTTGACATTTTCAGATGAAGAGATCAGGCATGGAGTAGAGATTCATATAAAAGGCTTTGCTAAAAATAAGCATGTTAATTTGTTTAAATTTACTGTTTCTACCAACAGAGTTGAGTATGTTGTTACCAATAACAAAACTCACAAATCTTCTAAAGCTGCACAAGATGAGTGTGGCTTTCGATGGGTAATTGAGAGCATGCACAGAGAAATTAAGCAACTTACTGGGATAGAACGTTGTCAATGCAGGAAACAGCGTATTCAACGTAATCATATTAGTTGGGCATTTTTAGTTTGGGCATTTCTCAAAAGGACTGCAAATACAATCGGTAAAACGGTTTACCAAATAAAGTTAGGGCTTTTAGATGACTATATGCAACAACAGCTGCGTTCTCCATCTTTACGATATTTAGAACCAAACATAGCGTAA
- a CDS encoding IS256 family transposase: MSQKQNEAMNQAIDLLINNDTDISTLLKEDGLLKQLTKRLVEKALQSEMNNHLGYDKYCHTDSDNVRNGKNVKNLVTNNGVIEIEVPRDRSSTFEPALIPKRQRRIEGFDDKIISLYAKGMSLSDIKIQMQELYGADVSESLISQITDDVIEDVKIWQSRPLDRVYAIVFFDCLVVKVRQDKRIINKSVYVALGIDLSGRKDILGLWISENEGAKFWLGNFTEMKNRGMQDMLIACSDNLTGMSEAIEAVFPKTEHQLCIVHQIRNSLKYVSYKDRKELAADLKPIYTASTEEEAHLALESFEAKWSKQYPQIAKSWYVHWENLMVFLGYPGAIRKVIYTTNSVESVNSQLRKVTKNKRVFPNDNAVFKTLYLAIDYMTKKWAMPIPNWNAAMAHFLIKFEGRI; this comes from the coding sequence ATGAGCCAAAAACAAAATGAAGCAATGAATCAAGCGATAGATTTATTAATAAATAATGATACAGATATATCAACATTACTTAAAGAGGATGGTTTATTAAAGCAATTAACCAAACGGCTTGTAGAGAAGGCATTGCAGTCAGAGATGAATAATCACTTAGGATATGATAAATATTGTCATACTGATAGTGATAATGTTCGTAATGGTAAGAATGTAAAGAATCTAGTAACAAATAATGGAGTTATAGAGATTGAGGTTCCAAGGGATAGAAGTAGTACATTTGAACCTGCATTAATTCCAAAGCGTCAAAGACGTATTGAAGGATTTGATGATAAAATAATATCGTTATACGCTAAAGGAATGAGCTTATCTGATATTAAGATTCAAATGCAAGAATTGTATGGAGCTGACGTTAGCGAAAGTTTGATAAGTCAAATTACTGATGATGTAATTGAGGATGTCAAGATATGGCAAAGCCGACCATTGGATCGAGTATATGCTATAGTATTTTTTGACTGTTTAGTAGTAAAAGTACGTCAAGATAAACGAATTATCAATAAGTCTGTATATGTAGCATTAGGTATTGATTTATCTGGCAGGAAGGATATTTTAGGATTGTGGATCAGTGAAAATGAAGGAGCAAAATTTTGGCTTGGTAATTTTACTGAGATGAAGAACAGAGGTATGCAAGACATGCTTATTGCTTGCAGTGATAATTTAACCGGTATGTCTGAGGCGATAGAGGCAGTTTTTCCGAAAACCGAACATCAATTATGTATTGTACATCAGATTAGAAATAGTTTAAAATATGTATCATATAAAGACCGAAAAGAATTAGCGGCTGATTTAAAGCCTATTTATACTGCTAGCACAGAGGAAGAAGCACATCTTGCTTTAGAATCTTTTGAAGCTAAATGGAGTAAACAGTATCCACAAATTGCTAAATCTTGGTATGTTCATTGGGAAAATTTAATGGTTTTTCTAGGATACCCTGGGGCGATAAGGAAAGTAATATACACAACGAATAGTGTAGAATCTGTCAATAGCCAATTACGTAAGGTTACCAAGAATAAACGGGTTTTTCCAAATGATAATGCCGTTTTTAAGACCTTATATTTGGCAATTGATTATATGACCAAGAAATGGGCTATGCCGATTCCAAACTGGAACGCAGCTATGGCTCACTTTTTGATAAAATTTGAAGGTAGAATTTAA